The Syngnathus typhle isolate RoL2023-S1 ecotype Sweden linkage group LG11, RoL_Styp_1.0, whole genome shotgun sequence genome contains a region encoding:
- the LOC133162711 gene encoding neurogenic differentiation factor 4-like codes for MMIKRYARQGDGEEDVSPAQWMEGDVSSPDGDGPLTSNRCRARGLNHQAKEEGSEEVEEDEEEDAAGQDDENESKQCGPKRKRLTKGRQERFRARRVKANARERSRMHGLNDALENLRSIMPCHSNTQKLSKIETLRLARNYICALAAALERGLSLESRAFMETLCKGLSQPTTNLVAGCIQLGPAPGVAGRPDDRVRPPPVPLGGMASYASPGLPSPPYGSFDSAHLLQLRAVKGGAYESHSPNEYNTGGVGTPPYEGPPTPPLSISSNLVSKQEPSPHYLAPPHYSPSPVDQGLYPPQTAYGVQTSYDSYHAPHMTPRQITSVYRD; via the coding sequence ATGATGATCAAGCGCTATGCGAGACAAGGAGACGGCGAGGAGGACGTTAGCCCCGCGCAATGGATGGAGGGTGACGTGAGCTCGCCCGACGGCGACGGCCCTTTGACCTCAAACCGCTGCAGAGCACGCGGCCTCAACCATCAGGCCAAGGAGGAGGGCAGCGAGGAGGtcgaggaagacgaggaggaagacgCGGCAGGGCAGGACGATGAGAACGAATCCAAGCAGTGCGGCCCCAAGAGGAAGCGGCTGACCAAGGGCAGGCAGGAGCGCTTCCGCGCCCGCCGCGTCAAGGCCAACGCCAGGGAGCGCTCGCGCATGCACGGCCTGAACGACGCACTGGAGAACCTGCGCAGCATCATGCCCTGTCACTCCAACACCCAAAAACTGTCCAAAATCGAGACCCTGCGTCTGGCCCGTAACTACATCTGCGCTCTCGCCGCTGCCCTGGAGAGGGGTCTTTCGTTGGAGAGCAGAGCTTTCATGGAGACCCTCTGCAAGGGCCTCTCGCAGCCCACCACCAACCTGGTCGCCGGGTGTATCCAGCTGGGCCCGGCGCCGGGCGTGGCCGGAAGGCCCGACGACAGAGTCCGCCCTCCCCCCGTGCCTCTGGGCGGCATGGCGAGCTACGCCTCCCCGGGCCTGCCGAGTCCGCCCTACGGCAGCTTTGACTCCGCCCACCTGCTCCAGCTGAGGGCCGTGAAAGGAGGGGCGTACGAGAGTCACTCGCCAAATGAATATAACACCGGCGGGGTGGGGACGCCCCCCTACGAGGGGCCCCCCACTCCGCCCCTCAGCATCAGCAGCAACCTGGTCAGCAAACAAGAGCCGTCGCCTCACTACTTAGCCCCGCCCCACTACTCCCCGTCGCCCGTGGACCAGGGCCTGTACCCGCCTCAGACCGCCTATGGCGTGCAGACGTCATATGACTCCTACCATGCACCTCACATGACCCCCCGACAGATAACCTCCGTCTACAGAGACTAG